One region of Streptomyces sp. CG4 genomic DNA includes:
- a CDS encoding recombinase family protein, producing the protein MTVLMPWERSGSKVSDRQLTRLAVVYVRQSSMQQVADHQESTRLQYALVDRAVALGWPASRVVVIDEDLGRSGASAVARSGFQRLVTEIGLDHVGLVLGIEMSRLARSGKDWYQRIELCALSGALLADTDGVYDPAEHNDRLLLGLKGTMAEAELHLIKQRMQTGRVSKARRGELAVPLPIGYVRRPSGEAVLDPDEQAQTVVRLVFTKFAELGTLHAVLRWLVEHGIELPVRLRRGPDKGELEWRRPNRMTLQCMLHSPVYAGIYAYGRRRVEHRRQQPGRPSTGRVVRGEEEWLVFIPDALPAYITVEQYRANLARLQANAARAEAPGTVRSGPALLAGLVRCGRCGKRMTVRYHQQAGGTRPDYVCARQMTDYGAGDRCQALNGACVDAFVTAHVLAALAPAALEVSLRAAEHVLAERAELEKIWSQRLERVAISVDRARRCYRLAEPENRLVVRQLEKDWEQALVAQQTLQEEYDRFTLTRPRTLTAAEQQAITALAGDIEGLWSAPTTTTTDRKEIIRALVEQVTVTVLGTSERVTVTITWAGGQTTTDETARPVALLQQLSYFPQIKERVRELAGQGHRPEAIARRLHAEGFRPARGRGNRISATAVKEILRELGCLQPPARTRSAPPPGEEPGRDEWWLEDLAAELDMPAVTLYSWIYRGWVNARKESRRPYRWILHAGPTQLAELRERRTRPPGWYTRLRWTDTEPPLPAQDGDQTASSHL; encoded by the coding sequence ATGACGGTGCTGATGCCGTGGGAGCGGTCGGGGAGCAAGGTGAGCGACCGGCAGCTGACCAGGCTCGCGGTCGTGTATGTGCGGCAGTCCAGCATGCAGCAGGTCGCGGATCATCAGGAGTCGACGCGGTTGCAGTACGCGCTGGTGGACAGGGCGGTCGCGCTGGGCTGGCCTGCCTCGCGGGTGGTGGTGATCGATGAGGACCTGGGTCGTTCCGGGGCGAGTGCGGTCGCACGCTCGGGGTTCCAGCGCCTGGTCACCGAGATCGGGCTGGACCATGTCGGCCTGGTGCTGGGCATCGAGATGTCTCGCCTGGCACGATCGGGGAAGGACTGGTACCAGCGCATCGAGTTGTGCGCCCTGTCCGGTGCGCTGCTGGCGGACACCGACGGGGTCTACGACCCAGCGGAGCACAATGACCGGTTGCTGCTGGGACTGAAGGGGACGATGGCCGAGGCCGAACTCCATCTGATCAAGCAGCGCATGCAGACCGGGCGGGTGAGCAAGGCCCGCCGCGGAGAACTGGCCGTGCCGCTGCCGATCGGCTACGTGCGCCGGCCGTCCGGCGAGGCGGTCCTCGACCCGGACGAGCAGGCACAGACCGTGGTGCGGCTGGTCTTCACGAAGTTCGCCGAGCTCGGCACCCTGCATGCGGTGCTGCGCTGGCTGGTCGAGCACGGGATCGAACTGCCCGTGAGGTTACGCCGGGGCCCGGACAAGGGCGAGCTGGAGTGGCGGCGGCCGAACCGGATGACGCTGCAGTGCATGCTGCACAGTCCGGTCTATGCCGGGATCTACGCCTACGGGCGCCGCAGGGTCGAGCACCGCCGGCAGCAACCGGGGCGCCCCTCCACGGGCAGGGTGGTGCGCGGTGAGGAGGAGTGGCTGGTGTTCATCCCCGACGCCCTGCCCGCCTACATCACCGTCGAGCAGTACCGGGCCAACCTGGCTCGGCTTCAGGCCAACGCTGCCCGGGCCGAGGCCCCCGGCACGGTCCGCAGCGGCCCCGCGCTGCTGGCCGGGCTGGTGCGCTGCGGTCGCTGCGGCAAGCGCATGACCGTGCGCTATCACCAGCAGGCGGGCGGCACCCGCCCCGACTACGTGTGCGCCCGGCAGATGACCGACTACGGGGCCGGCGACCGTTGCCAGGCACTGAACGGGGCCTGCGTGGACGCCTTCGTGACCGCCCATGTCCTGGCCGCGCTGGCCCCGGCCGCGCTTGAGGTCTCTTTACGTGCGGCCGAGCATGTCCTGGCCGAACGGGCCGAGCTCGAGAAGATCTGGTCCCAGCGGCTGGAACGCGTTGCGATCAGCGTCGACCGGGCCCGGCGCTGTTACCGCCTTGCCGAGCCCGAGAACCGCCTGGTCGTACGGCAGTTAGAAAAGGACTGGGAACAGGCCCTTGTCGCCCAGCAGACCCTGCAGGAGGAGTACGACCGCTTCACCCTGACCCGTCCGCGCACCCTCACTGCCGCCGAGCAGCAGGCCATCACCGCGCTCGCCGGCGACATCGAAGGCTTGTGGAGTGCACCGACGACAACCACCACCGATCGCAAAGAAATCATCCGCGCGCTCGTGGAGCAGGTCACCGTCACCGTGCTGGGCACCAGCGAACGGGTCACCGTCACCATCACCTGGGCCGGCGGCCAGACCACCACCGACGAGACCGCCCGCCCCGTCGCCCTCCTGCAACAGCTCAGCTACTTCCCGCAGATCAAGGAACGTGTCCGCGAGCTGGCCGGACAGGGACACCGCCCCGAGGCGATCGCCCGGCGCCTGCACGCAGAGGGCTTCCGCCCGGCCCGAGGACGCGGGAACCGGATCAGCGCCACCGCGGTCAAGGAGATCCTGCGCGAACTCGGCTGCCTGCAGCCGCCCGCCCGCACCCGGTCGGCCCCGCCACCCGGCGAAGAACCCGGCCGCGATGAATGGTGGCTGGAAGACCTCGCCGCAGAACTCGACATGCCTGCAGTCACCCTCTACTCGTGGATCTACCGCGGCTGGGTGAACGCCCGCAAAGAGTCCCGGCGCCCCTACCGCTGGATCCTCCACGCCGGACCCACCCAACTCGCCGAACTCCGCGAGCGACGCACCCGCCCGCCCGGCTGGTACACCCGACTCCGCTGGACCGACACCGAACCACCCCTCCCGGCCCAAGACGGAGATCAAACAGCCAGTTCCCATTTATGA
- a CDS encoding NAD(P)H-dependent oxidoreductase — protein MKTLIVYAHPEPKSLNSSLKDLAVSTLESAGHEVRVSDLYAMSWKAVVDAADYGPDASSRLKVALDSGRAFDAGTLTLDVLAEQEKLLWADTIIFQFPLWWYTMPAILKGWVDRVFTYHFAYGVGEHSDTRYGERFGEGTLAGRKALLSVTAGGPESHYAARGINGPIDDLLFPIHHGILFYPGIEVLPPFVLYGTDRMTDEDYPDVAKAWEQRLLTLESTEPIAFRRQNFGDYEIPSLHLKKGLEPAGRTGFGLHVRG, from the coding sequence ATGAAGACGCTGATCGTCTACGCCCACCCGGAGCCGAAGTCGCTCAACAGCTCACTGAAGGACCTCGCGGTGTCCACATTGGAGAGTGCCGGGCACGAGGTACGGGTGAGCGATCTGTACGCGATGAGCTGGAAGGCTGTTGTGGACGCCGCGGACTACGGACCCGACGCCTCAAGTCGGTTGAAGGTGGCTCTGGACTCGGGCCGGGCCTTCGACGCCGGGACGCTCACCCTGGACGTCCTGGCCGAGCAGGAGAAGCTGCTGTGGGCCGACACGATCATCTTCCAGTTCCCGCTGTGGTGGTACACGATGCCCGCGATCCTCAAAGGCTGGGTGGACCGGGTGTTCACCTATCACTTCGCGTACGGCGTCGGCGAGCACAGCGACACCAGGTACGGCGAGCGCTTCGGCGAAGGCACCCTCGCGGGCAGGAAGGCTCTGCTGTCGGTGACCGCTGGCGGCCCGGAGTCGCATTACGCCGCTCGCGGGATCAACGGCCCCATCGACGATCTGCTGTTTCCGATCCACCACGGCATCCTCTTCTACCCGGGCATCGAGGTGCTGCCGCCGTTCGTGCTGTACGGCACCGACCGGATGACCGACGAGGACTACCCGGACGTCGCCAAGGCATGGGAGCAGCGTCTGCTCACCCTAGAGTCGACCGAGCCGATCGCGTTCCGGCGGCAGAACTTCGGCGACTACGAGATCCCCTCGCTGCACCTGAAGAAGGGACTGGAGCCTGCGGGCCGCACGGGTTTCGGGCTGCACGTGCGCGGCTGA
- a CDS encoding helix-turn-helix transcriptional regulator — MDDLAGFLRTRRSRVDPAAVGIPTDNRRRVEGLRREEIAHLSGVSVDYYVRLEQGRATQPSEQVLDALARVLGLDETERGHLDRLARQRRRRAKAPGGRLRPELLRVLDLVADAPALIMGHRLDVLAGNRLAGLLYGRPMPGLNTARHIFLEEAERGLYADWENCTLDVVGHLRLAAGKYPDDPRLASLIGELSMGSERFRRLWARADVRARTHGRKAYRHPLVGLLELHQENFALPEESGMELLVLSAAPGSPAEDGLRLLAGLGADSADAHPPVNAQVRE; from the coding sequence ATGGACGATCTCGCGGGCTTCCTGCGGACCCGGCGTTCCCGGGTCGACCCGGCGGCCGTCGGCATCCCCACCGACAACCGGCGCCGAGTCGAAGGGCTGCGCCGCGAAGAAATCGCACACCTGTCCGGAGTCAGCGTCGACTACTACGTACGCCTGGAGCAGGGCCGCGCGACCCAGCCCTCCGAGCAGGTCCTCGACGCGCTCGCCCGCGTCCTCGGCCTCGACGAGACCGAACGCGGGCACCTTGACCGGCTCGCCCGGCAGCGCCGCCGCCGCGCGAAGGCACCGGGCGGGCGGCTCCGGCCGGAGCTGCTGCGCGTCCTCGACCTGGTCGCCGACGCACCCGCGCTGATCATGGGCCACCGCCTGGACGTGCTCGCCGGGAACCGCCTCGCCGGGCTCCTCTACGGCCGGCCGATGCCGGGCCTGAACACCGCCCGCCACATCTTCCTTGAGGAGGCCGAGCGCGGCCTTTACGCGGACTGGGAGAACTGCACCCTCGACGTGGTCGGGCACCTGCGCCTGGCCGCCGGCAAATATCCCGACGACCCCCGCCTGGCCTCGCTCATCGGCGAGCTGTCGATGGGCAGCGAGCGCTTTCGCCGCCTCTGGGCCCGCGCGGACGTCCGCGCCCGCACACACGGACGCAAGGCCTACCGGCACCCGCTGGTCGGACTGCTGGAACTGCACCAGGAGAACTTCGCACTACCGGAGGAATCAGGCATGGAGCTGCTGGTGCTGTCCGCGGCCCCCGGCAGCCCCGCCGAGGACGGGCTGCGCCTGCTCGCGGGCCTGGGCGCGGACAGCGCTGACGCGCATCCCCCAGTGAACGCTCAGGTCCGCGAGTAA